Proteins co-encoded in one Chiroxiphia lanceolata isolate bChiLan1 chromosome 21, bChiLan1.pri, whole genome shotgun sequence genomic window:
- the FPGS gene encoding folylpolyglutamate synthase, mitochondrial isoform X3, producing MRAPDAVRMLNTLQTNASDLEQVKRERGDPQAQLEAMQGFLERSGLKVEDLDRLNIIHVTGTKGKGSACAFTECILRNYGLKTGFYSSPHLVQVRERIRINGQPISKDLFNKYFWLVYNRLEQTKDPVHPSMPAYFRFLTVMAFHVFLQEKVDLAVVEVGIGGAYDCTNIIRAPVVCGVSSLGIDHTSILGDTMEKIAWQKGGIFKPGVPAFTVAQPERPLAVLRERAQERKCPLYLCPELDEFEEGCRVLQLGLAGAHQRSNAALALQLARMWLQRRGCQGLGELKEVPPSTELVGRPVPLAPAFRPTDAMIQGLRDTEWLGRTQVLSHGPVTWYLDGAHTTSSIQACVRWFRQAALNRDKLHDGSEVRVLLFNATGDRDTAALLKLLLPCHFDYAVFCPNFTEVSVANNADQQNFNVTLENALTRCLENQRTWTRLLEEKGGQDPWLPAPLRVGGLLEPAPARGSLLLVPPAPRPLNSTALVFPCLAQALQWVAQGRDPHLAAPAASGAHSHPAASSGAVLLREAAAVRVLVTGSLHLVGGALRLLDPALSQ from the exons ATGCGGGCTCCG GATGCAGTCCGGATGCTCAACACCCTGCAGACCAACGCCAGCGACCTGGAGCAGGTGAAGCGGGAGCGTGGCGACCCCCAGGCTCAGCTGGAAGCCATGCAGGGCTTTTTGGAGAGGAGCGGGCTGAAG GTCGAGGACCTGGATCGACTGAACATCATACACGTCACAGGGACGAAGGGCAAG GGCTCAGCCTGCGCCTTCACTGAGTGCATCCTCCGCAACTACGGGCTGAAGACAGGCTTTTACAG ctcccctcacCTGGTGCAGGTGCGCGAGCGGATCCGCATCAATGGGCAGCCCATCAGCAAGGACCTCTTCAACAAGTACTTCTGGCTGGTCTACAACCGCCTGGAACAGACCAAG GACCCAGTGCACCCCAGCATGCCGGCGTATTTCCGCTTCCTCACCGTCATGGCCTTCCATGTCTTCCTGCAGGAGAAG gtgGATCTGGCAGTGGTGGAGGTTGGCATTGGTGGCGCCTATGACTGCACTAACATCATCAG GGCACCGGTGGTGTGTGGGGTCTCCTCCCTGGGCATCGACCACACCAGCATCCTGGGAGATACCATGGAGAAGATTGCCTGGCAGAAGGGGGGCATTTTTAAG CCCGGAGTGCCGGCGTTCACTGTGGCGCAGCCGGAGCGGCcgctggcagtgctgagggagcGAGCCCAGGAGCGGAAG tgtcccctctacctgtgcccagagctggatgAGTTCGAGGAGGGCTGCCgggtgctgcagctggggctggcaggtGCCCACCAGCGCTCCAACGCCgccctggccctgcagctggCGCGGATGTGGCTGCAGCGCCGCGGCTGCCAGG GTCTTGGGGAGCTGAAGGAAGTGCCACCAAGCACTGAGCTGGTGGGGAGGCCAGTGCCGTTGGCGCCTGCCTTCCGTCCCACCGATGCCATGATCCAAG gcCTGCGGGACACAGAGTGGCTGGGCCGGACCCAGGTGCTGTCCCACGGCCCTGTGACATGGTACCTGGACGGAGCTCACAccaccagcagcatccaggCCTGTGTCCGCTGGTTCCGCCAGGCTGCCCTCAACCGGGACAAGCTCCACGA tggCTCCGAAGTGCGTGTGCTGCTCTTCAACGCCACGGGGGACCGGGACACGGCGGCGCTGCTcaagctgctgctg ccCTGTCACTTTGACTACGCTGTCTTCTGCCCCAACTTCACGGAGGTGTCAGTGGCCAACAACGCGG aCCAGCAAAACTTCAACGTGACACTGGAGAACGCCCTGACCCGCTGCCTGGAGAACCAGCGGACGTGGACCcggctgctggaggagaaaggggGACAAGACCCctggctcccagctcccctgcGGGtgggggggctgctggagccagcCCCTGCCCGAGGCTCCCTGCTCCTCGTGCCCCCAGCCCCGCGACCCCTCAACTCCACAGCCCTTGTGTTCCCATGCCTGGCTCAGGCGCTGCAGTGGGTGGCACAGGGCCGGGACCCCCATCTGGCAGCCCCTGCCGCCTCAGGGGCTCActcccaccctgctgccagcagtgggGCCGTGCTACTGCGGGAGGCGGCCGCTGTCCGTGTCCTGGTCACCGGCAGCCTGCACTTGGTGGGGGGGGCCCTGAGGCTGCTCGACCCTGCCCTCTCCCAGTAA
- the FPGS gene encoding folylpolyglutamate synthase, mitochondrial isoform X2: MAETLPVWVATGTTEGTEPDGDAVRMLNTLQTNASDLEQVKRERGDPQAQLEAMQGFLERSGLKVEDLDRLNIIHVTGTKGKGSACAFTECILRNYGLKTGFYSSPHLVQVRERIRINGQPISKDLFNKYFWLVYNRLEQTKDPVHPSMPAYFRFLTVMAFHVFLQEKVDLAVVEVGIGGAYDCTNIIRAPVVCGVSSLGIDHTSILGDTMEKIAWQKGGIFKPGVPAFTVAQPERPLAVLRERAQERKCPLYLCPELDEFEEGCRVLQLGLAGAHQRSNAALALQLARMWLQRRGCQGLGELKEVPPSTELVGRPVPLAPAFRPTDAMIQGLRDTEWLGRTQVLSHGPVTWYLDGAHTTSSIQACVRWFRQAALNRDKLHDGSEVRVLLFNATGDRDTAALLKLLLPCHFDYAVFCPNFTEVSVANNADQQNFNVTLENALTRCLENQRTWTRLLEEKGGQDPWLPAPLRVGGLLEPAPARGSLLLVPPAPRPLNSTALVFPCLAQALQWVAQGRDPHLAAPAASGAHSHPAASSGAVLLREAAAVRVLVTGSLHLVGGALRLLDPALSQ; encoded by the exons ATGGCAGAGACGCTGCCGGTGTGGGTGGCCACGGGCACCACTGAGGGGACCGAGCCCGATGGG GATGCAGTCCGGATGCTCAACACCCTGCAGACCAACGCCAGCGACCTGGAGCAGGTGAAGCGGGAGCGTGGCGACCCCCAGGCTCAGCTGGAAGCCATGCAGGGCTTTTTGGAGAGGAGCGGGCTGAAG GTCGAGGACCTGGATCGACTGAACATCATACACGTCACAGGGACGAAGGGCAAG GGCTCAGCCTGCGCCTTCACTGAGTGCATCCTCCGCAACTACGGGCTGAAGACAGGCTTTTACAG ctcccctcacCTGGTGCAGGTGCGCGAGCGGATCCGCATCAATGGGCAGCCCATCAGCAAGGACCTCTTCAACAAGTACTTCTGGCTGGTCTACAACCGCCTGGAACAGACCAAG GACCCAGTGCACCCCAGCATGCCGGCGTATTTCCGCTTCCTCACCGTCATGGCCTTCCATGTCTTCCTGCAGGAGAAG gtgGATCTGGCAGTGGTGGAGGTTGGCATTGGTGGCGCCTATGACTGCACTAACATCATCAG GGCACCGGTGGTGTGTGGGGTCTCCTCCCTGGGCATCGACCACACCAGCATCCTGGGAGATACCATGGAGAAGATTGCCTGGCAGAAGGGGGGCATTTTTAAG CCCGGAGTGCCGGCGTTCACTGTGGCGCAGCCGGAGCGGCcgctggcagtgctgagggagcGAGCCCAGGAGCGGAAG tgtcccctctacctgtgcccagagctggatgAGTTCGAGGAGGGCTGCCgggtgctgcagctggggctggcaggtGCCCACCAGCGCTCCAACGCCgccctggccctgcagctggCGCGGATGTGGCTGCAGCGCCGCGGCTGCCAGG GTCTTGGGGAGCTGAAGGAAGTGCCACCAAGCACTGAGCTGGTGGGGAGGCCAGTGCCGTTGGCGCCTGCCTTCCGTCCCACCGATGCCATGATCCAAG gcCTGCGGGACACAGAGTGGCTGGGCCGGACCCAGGTGCTGTCCCACGGCCCTGTGACATGGTACCTGGACGGAGCTCACAccaccagcagcatccaggCCTGTGTCCGCTGGTTCCGCCAGGCTGCCCTCAACCGGGACAAGCTCCACGA tggCTCCGAAGTGCGTGTGCTGCTCTTCAACGCCACGGGGGACCGGGACACGGCGGCGCTGCTcaagctgctgctg ccCTGTCACTTTGACTACGCTGTCTTCTGCCCCAACTTCACGGAGGTGTCAGTGGCCAACAACGCGG aCCAGCAAAACTTCAACGTGACACTGGAGAACGCCCTGACCCGCTGCCTGGAGAACCAGCGGACGTGGACCcggctgctggaggagaaaggggGACAAGACCCctggctcccagctcccctgcGGGtgggggggctgctggagccagcCCCTGCCCGAGGCTCCCTGCTCCTCGTGCCCCCAGCCCCGCGACCCCTCAACTCCACAGCCCTTGTGTTCCCATGCCTGGCTCAGGCGCTGCAGTGGGTGGCACAGGGCCGGGACCCCCATCTGGCAGCCCCTGCCGCCTCAGGGGCTCActcccaccctgctgccagcagtgggGCCGTGCTACTGCGGGAGGCGGCCGCTGTCCGTGTCCTGGTCACCGGCAGCCTGCACTTGGTGGGGGGGGCCCTGAGGCTGCTCGACCCTGCCCTCTCCCAGTAA
- the ENG gene encoding endoglin, producing the protein MGPRAAPLLPLLLALLGRPDPGRAEGCDLQPVTGESPITLSYTTSTVPRGCVSSGSLGTDHEVHILSVKWSKAPTVLLTVSITPGADACGRSPVLVLLCARCFANITSRCPHLLIHTDAHLISGTTAEPPMASSEEELLNWAQSTYGGITSYSELRDPRWVQLHLGEDASSPPDCIPQNHFNAMLHLETEVFFHGVKSCSHGDTQSTRAAHIIHLQPEPSSLITEVNLSLSCPENHVSNQILILQSRANLTWSLSFKKCNIQVMASGNYKIMTIFPTLLPGELLPDTEQDLIAKAFEKNYSIIASYSAIPATTRISMEIQENKATKKVTEMITPMTRLTPTPELQPHQLLLLLKPWTCTDETMEITIIKSHLKVIKDLDIKDITLRDINCQAEKNATHFMLKSPLSHCGTLLGGRGYANNELLIKLSKGTEIQDIRVAFQCEIPRELFLRLFPTAAFEVPQTELEVNKEAFLQASMMWDDHPADLQLKDCWLVAPGREPVLLVQGGEAHDVGVAVLEGPPSSHGRKIWRFRFTYAVPEGGRIPFSATLKCKAGLQNNTNFEKVLEVTVKDTWRPPNSRGLGLAAVLGITFGAFLIGALLTAGLWCIYSRTRPISKLQPVSSTAPASESSSTNHSIGSTQSTPCSTSSMA; encoded by the exons ATgggcccccgcgccgccccgctCCTGCCGCTGCTCCTGGCGCTGCTCGGCCGCCCGG ACCCCGGGAGAGCCGAGGGCTGTGACCTGCAGCCAGTGACGGGGGAGTCGCCCATCACCCTCTCCTACACCACCAGCACGGTGCCACGGGGCTGTGTCAGCAGCGGCTCCCTGGGCACTGACCATGAAGTCCACATCCTCAGCGTCAAGTGGTCCAAG GCCCCTACTGTCCTGCTGACAGTGTCCATCACACCAGGAGCTGATGCCTGCGGCCGGTCACCCGTGCTCGTCCTCCTCTGCGCCCGCTGCTTTGCCAACATCACCTCCCGGTGCCCACACCTGCTCATCCACACC GATGCCCACCTCATCTCAGGGACCACTGCAGAGCCACCCATGGCCTCTAGCgaggaggagctgctgaacTGGGCTCAGTCTACCTACGGGGGCATCACATCCTACAGCGAGCTGCGGGATCCCCGCTGGGTCCAGCTCCACCTGGGAGAAG ATGCCAGCAGCCCCCCAGACTGCATCCCCCAGAACCACTTCAATGCCATGCTGCACCTTGAGACCGAGGTCTTCTTCCACGGGGTGAAGAGCTGCTCACACGGGGACACCCAGAGCACCAGGGCTGCTCACATCATCCAtctgcagccagagcccag CTCCCTGATCACAGAAGTGAACCTGTCCCTCAGCTGTCCCGAGAATCACGTCAGCAACCAGATCCTcatcctgcagagcagggccaACTTGACCTGGTCTCTCTCCTTCAAGAAGTGCAACATCCAGGTCATG GCCTCTGGGAACTACAAGATCATGACCATCTTTCCGACGCTGTTGCCTGGGGAGCTCCTGCCTGACACGGAGCAGGACCTCATCGCTAAAGCCTTCGAGAAGAACTACAGCATCATCGCCTCCTACTCCGCCATCCCCGCCACCACCCGCATCAGCATGGAGATCCAGGAGAACA agGCGACCAAGAAGGTGACTGAGATGATCACCCCCATGACCCGCCTGACCCCCACTCCTGAACTGCAgccccaccagctgctgctcctgctcaaGCCCTGGACGTGCACAGATGAAACCATGGAGATCACCATCATCAAGTCCCACCTGAAG gtCATCAAGGACTTAGACATCAAGGACATCACACTGAGGGACATCAACTGTCAGGCAGAGAAAAATGCCACCCACTTCATGTTGAAAAGCCCCCTCAGCCACTGTGGCACCTTGCTGGGGGGCAGGGGCTATGCCAACAATGAG CTCCTCATCAAGCTGTCCAAGGGCACAGAAATCCAGGACATACGG GTGGCCTTCCAGTGCGAGATCCCACGGGAGCTCTTCCTGCGCCTCTTCCCCACCGCTGCCTTTGAGGTGCCACAGACGGAGCTGGAGGTCAACAAGGAGGCTTTCCTGCAG GCGTCCATGATGTGGGATGACCACCCGGCCGACCTGCAGCTGAAGGACTGCTGGCTGGTGGCACCAGGGCGGgagccagtgctgctggtgcagggTGGGGAGGCACATGACGTGGGGGTGGCCGTGCTGGAGGGCCCCCCCAGCAGCCACGGGAGGAAGATCTGGCGCTTCCGCTTCACCTACGCTGTTCCCGAGGGCGGACGCATCCCCTTCTCCGCCACCCTCAAGTGCAAGGCCGGCTTGCAG AACAACACCAACTTTGAGAAGGTCCTGGAAGTGACAGTGAAGGATACCTGGCGGCCACCCAACA GCCGTGGGCTGGGACTGGCTGCTGTCCTGGGCATCACCTTTGGTGCCTTCCTCATCGGGGCGCTCCTCACTGCTGGGCTCTGGTGCATCTACTCGCGCACCC GTCCCATCTCCAAACTGCAGCCGGTTTCCAGCACGGCACCAGCCTcggagagcagcagcaccaaccACAGCATCGGCAGCACCCAGAGCACCCCCTGCTCCACCAGCAGCATGGCCTGA
- the FPGS gene encoding folylpolyglutamate synthase, mitochondrial isoform X1 gives MLNTLQTNASDLEQVKRERGDPQAQLEAMQGFLERSGLKVEDLDRLNIIHVTGTKGKGSACAFTECILRNYGLKTGFYSSPHLVQVRERIRINGQPISKDLFNKYFWLVYNRLEQTKDPVHPSMPAYFRFLTVMAFHVFLQEKVDLAVVEVGIGGAYDCTNIIRAPVVCGVSSLGIDHTSILGDTMEKIAWQKGGIFKPGVPAFTVAQPERPLAVLRERAQERKCPLYLCPELDEFEEGCRVLQLGLAGAHQRSNAALALQLARMWLQRRGCQGLGELKEVPPSTELVGRPVPLAPAFRPTDAMIQGLRDTEWLGRTQVLSHGPVTWYLDGAHTTSSIQACVRWFRQAALNRDKLHDGSEVRVLLFNATGDRDTAALLKLLLPCHFDYAVFCPNFTEVSVANNADQQNFNVTLENALTRCLENQRTWTRLLEEKGGQDPWLPAPLRVGGLLEPAPARGSLLLVPPAPRPLNSTALVFPCLAQALQWVAQGRDPHLAAPAASGAHSHPAASSGAVLLREAAAVRVLVTGSLHLVGGALRLLDPALSQ, from the exons ATGCTCAACACCCTGCAGACCAACGCCAGCGACCTGGAGCAGGTGAAGCGGGAGCGTGGCGACCCCCAGGCTCAGCTGGAAGCCATGCAGGGCTTTTTGGAGAGGAGCGGGCTGAAG GTCGAGGACCTGGATCGACTGAACATCATACACGTCACAGGGACGAAGGGCAAG GGCTCAGCCTGCGCCTTCACTGAGTGCATCCTCCGCAACTACGGGCTGAAGACAGGCTTTTACAG ctcccctcacCTGGTGCAGGTGCGCGAGCGGATCCGCATCAATGGGCAGCCCATCAGCAAGGACCTCTTCAACAAGTACTTCTGGCTGGTCTACAACCGCCTGGAACAGACCAAG GACCCAGTGCACCCCAGCATGCCGGCGTATTTCCGCTTCCTCACCGTCATGGCCTTCCATGTCTTCCTGCAGGAGAAG gtgGATCTGGCAGTGGTGGAGGTTGGCATTGGTGGCGCCTATGACTGCACTAACATCATCAG GGCACCGGTGGTGTGTGGGGTCTCCTCCCTGGGCATCGACCACACCAGCATCCTGGGAGATACCATGGAGAAGATTGCCTGGCAGAAGGGGGGCATTTTTAAG CCCGGAGTGCCGGCGTTCACTGTGGCGCAGCCGGAGCGGCcgctggcagtgctgagggagcGAGCCCAGGAGCGGAAG tgtcccctctacctgtgcccagagctggatgAGTTCGAGGAGGGCTGCCgggtgctgcagctggggctggcaggtGCCCACCAGCGCTCCAACGCCgccctggccctgcagctggCGCGGATGTGGCTGCAGCGCCGCGGCTGCCAGG GTCTTGGGGAGCTGAAGGAAGTGCCACCAAGCACTGAGCTGGTGGGGAGGCCAGTGCCGTTGGCGCCTGCCTTCCGTCCCACCGATGCCATGATCCAAG gcCTGCGGGACACAGAGTGGCTGGGCCGGACCCAGGTGCTGTCCCACGGCCCTGTGACATGGTACCTGGACGGAGCTCACAccaccagcagcatccaggCCTGTGTCCGCTGGTTCCGCCAGGCTGCCCTCAACCGGGACAAGCTCCACGA tggCTCCGAAGTGCGTGTGCTGCTCTTCAACGCCACGGGGGACCGGGACACGGCGGCGCTGCTcaagctgctgctg ccCTGTCACTTTGACTACGCTGTCTTCTGCCCCAACTTCACGGAGGTGTCAGTGGCCAACAACGCGG aCCAGCAAAACTTCAACGTGACACTGGAGAACGCCCTGACCCGCTGCCTGGAGAACCAGCGGACGTGGACCcggctgctggaggagaaaggggGACAAGACCCctggctcccagctcccctgcGGGtgggggggctgctggagccagcCCCTGCCCGAGGCTCCCTGCTCCTCGTGCCCCCAGCCCCGCGACCCCTCAACTCCACAGCCCTTGTGTTCCCATGCCTGGCTCAGGCGCTGCAGTGGGTGGCACAGGGCCGGGACCCCCATCTGGCAGCCCCTGCCGCCTCAGGGGCTCActcccaccctgctgccagcagtgggGCCGTGCTACTGCGGGAGGCGGCCGCTGTCCGTGTCCTGGTCACCGGCAGCCTGCACTTGGTGGGGGGGGCCCTGAGGCTGCTCGACCCTGCCCTCTCCCAGTAA